The DNA window CTCGTCGTTGGGGCCGTGGGCTTGATGCGCAACACCTGCGGCTGGGCCATCTTCATGAGCAGCGTCAGCAGCTCGGGCATCGCCGCCTTGTCGTTGGGGGGCCTGTTATGGGGCATCGACCCGGCGCGGTTGGGCGGTCACGCCTTCTACCTCGGGCTGGGTGGCATTCCACTCGCCTTGCTGACGGCTGCGGCCTTCCGCCTTGAGGATGGGCGACGAATCGGCCCGGCCTTTGTGGAAGGGAGCCGGATGATGCTACATCAATTGCTCGGTCTGCATGAGGAGGGCGCCGGGTGCGGACACTGCCATGAGCAGCCGGTTGAGGAACACCCCTGTCATCAGAAGCCTTGCTTCGAACCATCCTGCCACGACAAACCCTGCGAGCAGAAGCAGTAGTCTACAATGGCGTATCATCGCATTGCCGCCTTGGTGATTCGGCATCTCTATCTGTATCGGCGCAGTCTGCCCCGGGTGATGGAGATTATTTACTGGCCGTTTCTGGATTTGGTGGTCTGGGGATTTATCACGGTCTATCTGGCGACCTTTCAGGGGCAAATGCCGGCCGTGGTGACGTTTTTGCTCGGGGCGCTCATACTGTGGGACGTGTTGTTTCGTTCGCAACAGGGTATTACCATTTCGTTTCTCGAGGAAATCTGGGCCCGCAACTTGATGAATCTGTTCGCCAGCCCGTTGACGCCGAGCGAATTCTTGGCCGCGACCATGGTGATGAGTCTCTTTAAGGTCACCGCAGTGTCGATCGTCATGTCACTCTGCGCCTGGATGTTTTACGGGTACAACGTCTTCATTATCGGGCTCTGGTTGATCCCGTTCATCATGAATCTCGTGTTGACCGGCTGGATCATCGGCGTATTCACCACCTCCTTGATCATGCGATTCGGGCAGGAGGCGGAGGTGTTGGCCTGGAGCATGGTCTTTTTGTTTCAACCGATTTCCTGCGTGTTTTATCCGATGGACGTCTTGCCGGCATGGTTACGAGGCGTGGCGTGGATCAATCCGGCCGCCCATGTCTTTGAGGGGATGCGCAGCCTGCTGGCCACGCAGGTGTCGCCGCTGAGCAGTCTTGGTCTCGCAAGCGGGTTCAATCTGTTGTATCTGGGCGCCGTCATTCTCTGGTTTCATCATACTTTCGGTGTCTGCAAGGAACGAGGTTCGTTGGTGCGTGTGGGGGAATAAACTGA is part of the Nitrospira sp. genome and encodes:
- a CDS encoding ABC transporter permease, with protein sequence MAYHRIAALVIRHLYLYRRSLPRVMEIIYWPFLDLVVWGFITVYLATFQGQMPAVVTFLLGALILWDVLFRSQQGITISFLEEIWARNLMNLFASPLTPSEFLAATMVMSLFKVTAVSIVMSLCAWMFYGYNVFIIGLWLIPFIMNLVLTGWIIGVFTTSLIMRFGQEAEVLAWSMVFLFQPISCVFYPMDVLPAWLRGVAWINPAAHVFEGMRSLLATQVSPLSSLGLASGFNLLYLGAVILWFHHTFGVCKERGSLVRVGE